A section of the Campylobacter porcelli genome encodes:
- a CDS encoding M48 family metallopeptidase, with translation MLEILIFLFALFTAYKVILSILQIKFISGCTEPVVLSASEFQSAAQVAIAKQKFEIIHNIYTFIIVAIWSVWGANALQNALSGVESILVRDSLLVTLFLAIGAVLNLPFEIYNTFVMDKKFGFSNSTARLFITDFIKSLVMILIFGFAISWILLLCYDLLGASWWIWAFGISFGLILIVNLIYPTLIAPIFNKITPLENSDLNLAINELLNSCGFKSSGVYSMDASKRDNRLNAYFGGLGATKRVVLFDTLINKLDKDEIIAVLGHELGHFKHRDIIKNIALMSIILFILFAIFGNIPASFYTALGLEESGGGLFIFFLLYSALFMVIVEPVISTFSRSHEFGADEFGAKQTSKDSMILALKKLGKENKAFPLSHPLYSMVYHSHPTLYERLNRLENL, from the coding sequence ATGCTTGAAATTTTGATTTTTTTATTTGCTCTATTTACTGCTTATAAGGTAATTTTGAGTATTTTACAGATTAAATTTATAAGTGGTTGCACAGAGCCTGTGGTCTTATCTGCTAGTGAGTTTCAAAGTGCTGCACAAGTAGCGATAGCAAAGCAGAAATTTGAGATAATCCATAATATCTACACATTTATTATAGTGGCGATATGGAGCGTATGGGGAGCTAATGCTTTACAAAATGCTCTTAGTGGAGTGGAGTCAATTTTGGTTAGGGATTCTTTATTAGTAACTCTGTTTTTAGCTATTGGTGCGGTTTTAAATTTGCCATTTGAGATATATAACACCTTTGTGATGGATAAGAAATTTGGCTTTTCAAATAGCACGGCTAGGCTTTTTATCACAGATTTTATTAAGAGTTTGGTTATGATTTTGATATTTGGATTTGCTATTTCTTGGATTTTGTTATTATGCTATGATCTGCTTGGGGCTAGCTGGTGGATATGGGCTTTTGGGATTAGTTTTGGATTGATTTTGATAGTGAATTTGATATATCCAACCCTAATAGCACCGATATTTAATAAGATAACGCCACTAGAAAATAGTGATTTAAATTTAGCTATAAATGAGCTTTTAAACTCTTGCGGATTTAAAAGCAGTGGCGTGTATAGCATGGATGCAAGTAAGAGAGATAACCGCTTGAATGCATATTTTGGTGGTTTAGGAGCTACAAAGAGAGTTGTGCTATTTGATACTTTGATTAATAAGCTTGATAAAGATGAGATTATCGCCGTTTTAGGGCATGAGCTAGGGCATTTTAAGCATAGGGATATAATTAAAAATATAGCATTGATGAGTATAATCCTTTTTATATTATTTGCAATTTTTGGTAATATTCCAGCTAGTTTTTATACCGCTTTGGGACTTGAAGAAAGTGGTGGTGGATTATTTATATTTTTCTTACTATATTCTGCGCTTTTTATGGTGATAGTTGAGCCAGTTATATCTACTTTTTCTAGATCGCATGAGTTTGGTGCAGATGAGTTTGGCGCTAAACAAACAAGCAAAGATAGTATGATTTTAGCACTTAAAAAGCTTGGTAAGGAGAATAAGGCGTTTCCACTTTCGCACCCACTTTATAGTATGGTTTATCACTCACATCCAACCTTATATGAGAGGCTAAATCGTCTTGAGAATTTGTGA
- a CDS encoding DUF4149 domain-containing protein translates to MVKFRSFYLFLLGICIGAELAIGIFMAPVIFYPSQYIGEGVLSHYQSGQLMTQVFLKYNIMLIFVSSLLLLFEIVNLKNSESFNYKISAFFLSLIISLLAMAFVFYFTPYILQAQKIGAEATATAEFASMHKASEIVMKAMLLAQVALFFIRARKES, encoded by the coding sequence ATGGTTAAATTTAGAAGTTTTTATCTATTTTTACTTGGAATTTGTATTGGTGCTGAGCTTGCTATTGGTATTTTTATGGCACCTGTGATATTCTATCCATCGCAATATATCGGCGAAGGCGTCTTAAGCCACTATCAAAGCGGTCAGCTAATGACTCAGGTATTTTTAAAATATAATATTATGCTTATTTTTGTCTCATCTTTGCTTTTGCTTTTTGAGATTGTGAATTTGAAAAATAGCGAGAGTTTTAATTATAAAATTAGTGCGTTTTTTCTCTCTCTTATCATATCTTTATTAGCTATGGCGTTTGTGTTTTACTTTACTCCATATATTCTACAAGCTCAAAAAATTGGTGCCGAAGCGACTGCTACAGCGGAATTTGCTAGTATGCATAAGGCTAGTGAGATTGTGATGAAAGCTATGCTTTTAGCTCAAGTGGCATTATTTTTTATCAGAGCTCGTAAGGAGAGCTAA
- a CDS encoding MFS transporter, with protein MARSFSRSDIRILGLSSLGGMLEFYDFIIFVFFASYISILFFPADLDPFWAIFNTYGTFAAGYLARPLGGIIMAHFGDKNGRKNMFMLSILLMVIPTFLLGIMPTFESIGYLAPIILVIIRILQGVAIGGELPGAWVFVSEHAPRGKLYTSISVLTAAVVAGILLGSFVTMVVKNIWSDAEIQDGMWRLPFILGGFFGIISIYLRRYLSETPVFKEMQAKNELDNIPIKSIFKFHKIDSIVSMFITWVLTGCIVVLILLMPNFMPKAFSANGVELGRLTTIYMQMAAIVLLCFGCFVYGRLSDKYGIAKSTLVLALLFSISVYAYFDALYSGASFEIVLVLYLLSGLLACVGPCGAPFLMVAIYPNKLRFSGISFSYNIAYAIAGGVTTPFATAMVFKFDPMYLAYYMILLGFVAVACSVWFMFARKDINL; from the coding sequence ATGGCTAGGTCATTTAGTAGATCAGATATTAGGATTTTAGGGCTTTCATCTCTTGGTGGAATGCTTGAGTTTTATGATTTTATCATTTTTGTATTCTTTGCTTCTTATATATCTATACTATTTTTCCCTGCTGATCTAGATCCTTTTTGGGCTATTTTTAATACCTATGGCACCTTTGCTGCTGGATATTTAGCTAGACCGCTTGGTGGTATTATTATGGCACATTTTGGGGATAAAAATGGCCGTAAAAATATGTTTATGCTCTCTATTTTACTTATGGTAATTCCTACATTCTTATTAGGTATAATGCCTACATTTGAGAGTATTGGATATTTAGCACCTATAATTTTAGTGATTATTAGAATTTTACAAGGGGTTGCTATTGGTGGGGAGCTGCCTGGTGCTTGGGTATTTGTAAGTGAGCATGCACCTCGTGGGAAGCTATATACTAGCATAAGCGTTTTAACAGCAGCAGTAGTAGCTGGAATTTTACTAGGTAGTTTTGTAACTATGGTTGTTAAAAATATTTGGAGTGATGCTGAAATTCAAGATGGAATGTGGAGATTGCCATTTATTTTGGGTGGATTTTTTGGGATTATATCTATATACCTTAGAAGATATTTAAGCGAAACGCCGGTATTTAAAGAGATGCAAGCTAAAAATGAGCTAGATAATATCCCGATTAAATCTATATTTAAATTTCATAAAATTGATAGCATTGTATCTATGTTTATAACTTGGGTTTTAACTGGATGTATCGTGGTGCTTATACTCTTAATGCCAAATTTTATGCCAAAAGCATTTAGTGCTAATGGGGTAGAGCTTGGTCGTTTAACTACCATATATATGCAGATGGCTGCTATAGTGCTTTTGTGTTTTGGCTGTTTTGTGTATGGAAGGTTAAGTGATAAATATGGGATTGCAAAGAGCACTTTAGTATTAGCTTTGCTATTTTCAATTAGCGTATATGCTTATTTTGATGCGCTTTATAGTGGGGCGAGTTTTGAGATAGTTTTGGTTTTATATTTGCTTAGTGGATTACTAGCCTGTGTTGGGCCGTGTGGTGCGCCATTTTTGATGGTTGCTATATATCCTAATAAGCTTAGATTTAGTGGAATTTCATTTTCGTATAATATTGCTTATGCTATAGCTGGGGGCGTTACTACACCTTTTGCAACTGCGATGGTGTTTAAATTTGATCCTATGTATTTGGCGTATTATATGATTCTTCTTGGTTTTGTGGCTGTTGCTTGTAGTGTATGGTTTATGTTTGCACGAAAAGATATTAATTTATAG
- a CDS encoding sodium-dependent transporter produces the protein MIENRQTWSSRLTYILAVAGATIGFGATWRFPYLVGQNGGGAYVLIFCIAMIVIGIPMILAENAIGRRLHINSVDAFGGYANGKKINPLWKVVGWMGICGAFGIMAYYMVIGGWVLDYIYNIIIGGFELSQPINATTTAKFYDENIINSPLAISIATAIFVLINYIILAKGAVDGIEKAAKYLMPLLFILMLAMVARNITLEGAIDGIKFYLTPDFSKISMRLFIDVLGQVFFALSLGFGVMITLSSFLRKDEDLIKTSIITGVINTIIAVVAGFMIFPSLFTFGISPDSGPSLVFKSLPIVFSNMFAGQIIAIAFFGLLMIAALTTSLPIYEVIITVLEEKFKIKRHNAIAIVLATIFIIGNIPSLMATNILSDITIFGKNIFDAYDAISATIFFVLTSLFCALFVGWVLKDEARAEIMHGTKSSKRVVDIWFYYVKFIIPFIILIVFISSFYDNFLR, from the coding sequence ATGATAGAAAATAGACAGACATGGAGTTCTAGGCTTACTTATATTTTAGCTGTTGCTGGTGCTACTATCGGCTTTGGTGCTACTTGGCGTTTTCCATATTTAGTAGGGCAAAATGGCGGTGGGGCTTATGTTTTAATATTTTGTATAGCGATGATTGTAATTGGAATTCCAATGATCTTAGCTGAAAATGCCATAGGAAGGCGTTTGCATATAAATTCTGTAGATGCTTTTGGTGGTTATGCAAATGGCAAAAAGATAAATCCGCTTTGGAAAGTCGTTGGTTGGATGGGAATTTGCGGTGCCTTTGGTATTATGGCTTATTATATGGTTATTGGCGGCTGGGTGCTTGATTATATTTATAATATAATTATCGGCGGATTTGAGCTTTCGCAGCCTATTAATGCTACTACTACGGCTAAATTTTATGATGAAAATATCATAAACTCACCCCTTGCCATTAGCATTGCAACGGCGATTTTTGTCCTTATAAACTATATTATTTTAGCCAAAGGCGCCGTTGATGGTATAGAAAAAGCAGCCAAATATCTAATGCCATTGCTATTTATATTAATGTTAGCGATGGTAGCTAGAAATATTACGCTTGAAGGGGCGATTGATGGGATTAAATTTTATCTTACGCCAGATTTTAGCAAGATTAGTATGAGATTATTTATTGATGTTTTGGGGCAGGTATTTTTCGCTTTATCGCTTGGATTTGGGGTTATGATTACCCTTTCTAGCTTTTTAAGAAAAGATGAAGATCTCATCAAAACCTCTATAATCACAGGAGTTATTAATACTATAATTGCTGTGGTGGCTGGATTTATGATATTTCCTTCGCTATTTACATTTGGAATTTCGCCAGATAGTGGCCCAAGCTTAGTTTTTAAGAGTTTGCCAATTGTATTTTCTAATATGTTTGCTGGTCAGATCATAGCTATTGCGTTTTTTGGCTTGCTTATGATAGCAGCACTTACTACTTCTTTACCGATATATGAGGTTATAATAACGGTTTTAGAAGAGAAATTTAAAATAAAACGCCACAATGCCATAGCCATAGTTCTTGCTACTATCTTTATAATTGGCAATATCCCATCACTGATGGCTACAAATATATTATCAGATATTACGATTTTTGGCAAGAATATATTTGATGCTTATGATGCCATTAGTGCTACGATATTTTTTGTGCTGACATCGCTATTTTGTGCGTTATTTGTCGGCTGGGTGTTAAAGGATGAGGCCAGGGCTGAGATAATGCACGGCACCAAGAGTTCAAAAAGGGTGGTTGATATATGGTTTTATTATGTTAAATTTATAATTCCATTTATCATTTTAATCGTATTTATTAGTAGTTTTTATGATAATTTTTTAAGGTGA
- the abc-f gene encoding ribosomal protection-like ABC-F family protein, with protein MALIDLIEVSKKFGDKIILNEANFSVNEKERIAIIGKNGGGKSTLMKILRGECEIDSGRVIRQNSITIDMLAQAPKFDDNLSVKEALNLELKDIFNARNEYEKVLAKMSDEHDNPELLHRQDELVKFIESKDGWNIENKIDRILDSFGLREYEDRLVNSLSGGEIRRVALGALILKKPDVLLLDEPTNHLDVYMVRFLEELLLASNQTIVFISHDRYFIDRLATRSVEIEDGLLRSFEGGYANYLTKKEEILRSLAKSHETLIKNLKSEEEWLRRGVKARLKRNEGRKQRILAMRQEAKKNPGLIRRVKLELERASKSFNGGGLNQNRKKMLFECKNLSKTIDNKLLFSDFNARVLQGERIGIVGRNGSGKSTMLKILLGELEADSGTINRGEIKIGYFDQHRKNISDDKSLIELFCPNGGDHIMVRGRNYHVYGYLKNFLFPKEFLDKPVSTLSGGEKNRLALALLFTKEYDCLILDEPTNDLDIATINILEEYLLSFEGAILIVSHDRYFIDKITNKLWAYENGKIEQIYMEYSEYLDIEEELNQLSDMERELGQSIETKEKQKASKIKLSYKQNQILQNHPALIEALESRISELNHALSTPEIYQKVGLQTLFEELEEKKGELNLLENEYFEVLELSQS; from the coding sequence ATGGCACTCATCGATCTTATAGAAGTTAGTAAGAAATTTGGCGATAAGATTATCTTAAATGAGGCAAATTTTAGTGTAAATGAAAAAGAGAGAATTGCCATTATAGGGAAAAATGGTGGCGGTAAAAGCACTCTTATGAAGATATTGCGTGGGGAGTGCGAGATTGATAGCGGTAGAGTGATTAGACAAAATTCCATCACTATAGATATGCTTGCTCAAGCCCCTAAATTTGATGATAATCTAAGCGTAAAAGAGGCTTTAAATCTAGAGTTAAAAGATATATTTAATGCTAGAAATGAGTATGAAAAAGTCCTAGCTAAAATGAGTGATGAGCATGATAATCCTGAGCTACTTCACCGCCAAGATGAGCTTGTGAAATTTATAGAATCCAAAGATGGTTGGAATATAGAAAATAAGATTGATAGAATTTTAGATAGTTTTGGTCTTAGAGAGTATGAAGATAGGCTGGTAAATAGCCTAAGTGGTGGGGAAATTCGCAGAGTTGCCTTGGGTGCTTTAATCCTTAAAAAGCCTGATGTATTATTGCTTGATGAGCCTACAAACCATCTTGATGTCTATATGGTAAGATTTCTTGAAGAGCTACTTTTAGCCTCAAACCAAACTATTGTATTTATAAGCCACGATAGATATTTTATCGATAGATTAGCTACTCGCTCTGTAGAGATAGAAGATGGTTTATTAAGGAGTTTTGAGGGCGGATATGCTAATTACCTAACCAAAAAAGAGGAAATTTTAAGAAGCTTGGCTAAATCTCACGAGACATTAATAAAAAATTTAAAAAGCGAAGAGGAGTGGCTAAGGCGTGGAGTAAAAGCTAGGTTAAAACGAAATGAAGGAAGAAAGCAAAGAATCCTAGCTATGCGCCAAGAGGCTAAGAAAAATCCAGGATTAATACGCAGAGTTAAACTAGAATTAGAAAGGGCTAGTAAGAGCTTTAATGGCGGTGGATTAAACCAAAATCGCAAAAAAATGCTATTTGAGTGTAAAAATTTATCCAAAACTATAGATAATAAATTACTTTTTAGTGATTTTAATGCTAGGGTTTTACAAGGTGAGCGTATAGGAATCGTCGGTAGAAATGGTAGTGGCAAATCCACCATGCTAAAAATTTTACTAGGTGAGTTAGAAGCAGATAGTGGCACAATCAATCGTGGCGAGATCAAAATAGGCTATTTTGACCAGCATAGAAAAAATATTAGCGATGATAAATCCCTAATTGAGCTATTTTGTCCAAATGGTGGAGATCACATAATGGTAAGGGGTCGTAACTACCATGTGTATGGATATTTAAAGAATTTTTTATTTCCAAAAGAGTTTTTAGATAAGCCAGTTAGCACTCTAAGCGGGGGAGAGAAGAATCGTTTAGCCCTAGCTCTATTATTTACCAAAGAGTATGATTGCTTAATCTTAGATGAGCCTACAAATGATCTTGATATTGCTACTATTAATATTTTAGAGGAGTATTTGCTTAGCTTTGAAGGTGCGATATTGATAGTAAGCCATGATAGATACTTTATAGATAAGATCACTAATAAGCTTTGGGCGTATGAAAATGGTAAAATAGAGCAAATTTATATGGAGTATAGTGAGTATTTAGATATTGAAGAGGAGCTAAACCAGCTAAGCGATATGGAAAGAGAGCTAGGTCAAAGTATAGAAACCAAAGAGAAACAAAAGGCATCAAAGATAAAGCTTAGTTATAAACAAAATCAAATTTTACAAAATCACCCAGCACTAATAGAAGCCTTAGAGAGTAGAATAAGTGAGCTCAATCACGCTCTTTCAACTCCAGAAATTTACCAAAAAGTTGGCTTACAAACCCTATTTGAAGAGCTTGAAGAGAAAAAGGGTGAGCTAAATTTGCTTGAGAATGAGTATTTTGAGGTGCTTGAGCTTTCTCAAAGTTAA
- the prmC gene encoding peptide chain release factor N(5)-glutamine methyltransferase, whose amino-acid sequence MRICDGLSLAREFGSHFAYCLMEFHLGQSREWIFLHLNDELFKKSEFIHLLNRYKDGEPLEYITRRCEFIGRDFVVGEGVLIPRFESEILVQKAIEVAKKFNSPKIAEIGVGSGIISISLALELKNASIVATDISHKALEFARINKEKFGANVELVLSNYLDEIDGEFDIIISNPPYIAANYPLDKWVLSEPKIALIGGDIGDEILKDIAKIAKFRAKYLICEMGYDQKEPMKNYLNELGFESEFYTDLAGLDRGFVAYNKGK is encoded by the coding sequence TTGAGAATTTGTGATGGACTAAGCTTAGCTAGAGAATTTGGTAGCCATTTTGCCTATTGTTTGATGGAATTTCATCTAGGTCAAAGTAGGGAGTGGATATTTTTACATTTAAATGATGAGCTTTTTAAAAAGAGTGAATTTATCCATCTTTTAAATAGATATAAAGATGGTGAGCCGCTAGAGTATATTACTAGGCGATGCGAGTTTATAGGGCGAGATTTTGTAGTGGGGGAAGGGGTATTAATCCCAAGATTTGAAAGCGAAATTTTAGTTCAAAAAGCCATAGAAGTAGCTAAAAAATTTAACTCACCCAAGATTGCTGAAATTGGCGTTGGCAGTGGGATTATTAGCATATCTTTAGCTTTAGAGCTTAAAAACGCTAGTATAGTTGCTACTGATATTAGCCACAAGGCTTTGGAGTTTGCTAGGATTAATAAGGAGAAATTTGGAGCTAATGTTGAGCTTGTATTATCAAATTATCTTGATGAGATTGATGGAGAATTTGATATAATTATCTCCAATCCGCCATATATCGCAGCTAATTATCCGCTAGATAAATGGGTGCTAAGTGAGCCAAAGATCGCATTGATAGGTGGAGATATAGGCGATGAGATATTAAAAGATATTGCTAAAATCGCTAAATTTAGAGCTAAATATCTAATTTGCGAGATGGGTTATGACCAAAAGGAGCCTATGAAAAACTATCTTAATGAGCTTGGCTTTGAGAGTGAGTTTTATACTGATTTGGCTGGATTAGATCGTGGATTTGTAGCTTATAATAAAGGAAAATAA
- a CDS encoding LPD23 domain-containing protein, with product MAEFSSIKNQSGKRAETMKANFIIEKLKPLIPRLGNNEALKLHLNRAILNANGDFKLAIKNIENIPDGNLPTPTRNLLNEFKNALKDIEQVVKSQANEPTQIKAENQVNLSKTKEPTQEPVKAEAKKEAENLAQYRKDIETKYNINPIKEFGTNYAEFYHDGANAIRKLLVERQGQVAGAFERKELGDIDLVWGEAKAANGDIKGYGLSKIEAKHLNDFASFYGDTPQEKLINGLNEIIKNGKIINENGVDTIWYKKDNDYYLIGLSKGFYNKGDNNWIITAYEKTNLSIDKKARIDKALKGGDSKTISAYAEIKSSKTPKLTTAENSTTTVNKSQAKNMMGGFSTMAMEKAILHLGSGAAGGAINANAEQDPDKKAEAFLKGFLLGAGGSVGAIKMLENSAKLAPQLARISQRLANDLPVILNDRPDIVGKALGKTPKDNYNYIFGGENAIGANKAKLKTAREMVKNGADESQIWTKTGWYKDIDGKWKFEINPLGGKFKKVIKDLFDAKAFKEKNREKLEVLQDRAKINDKYQTNLNNLNATLSQQASIITKAKDGLKLSEVLDDKKLFNAYPQLRDLKVRFDELDSQMSMYDGYYNKTLDEIVLNSKLYNKPEMLRSILYHEIQHKIQSIEGFASGGGYFSDITKVEKLLEKYPNDADLQNLYDGLKYNYVSDSAEYNVYRKLAGEAEARNVQTRLTANSKEHPNKTLDINPNERIVKFDSDMSASYTPNSSVLKEQKDKLGIELANMDEKAQADTIKLYENAKSADEKHNALKMAMLSNRSDEFRPISHINLSDISDKEAQDLAKKIQKHYSSADFSLYNGGEYYTISNRGKGKIARGYEAIKEYDYINKAEYLAVAGKLDYYFNNSRFLGKHRDLRSDNDLTDILFFRSDAKIHGNNVQILFTLKEVNKGVQKGKRVYAMGITLADDAGKLIRLDSDALPATSGATHATGSPTATPATASNGVDFSANSKISQDLPKWADKFKAKMTKMGQEYSDEKIANLANWHKDSHPATKEKDGSPKVFYHGTNANFDAFDINKLKGSWLGKSFYFTDTKQKAKGYGKNVMSIYLNIKNPYISKAIDNYGFVKEVKEQFNVKENYGEFDPAQVLKEHGYDGVVYKDWNDDIGYIYTAFSPNQIKSISNNGAFNPNSNMMGAYTKVGLPIALVGGGLGYMGTQSIVDGYKNKDTANQTRAKQYAKFLAEAKEPTQVAPNELYKAYKKAKKDIEKPTKKNPHLSDR from the coding sequence TTGGCTGAATTTAGCTCTATTAAAAACCAAAGCGGAAAAAGAGCTGAAACTATGAAGGCAAACTTCATAATAGAAAAGCTCAAGCCTTTAATACCAAGATTAGGCAATAATGAAGCCTTAAAACTACACTTAAATAGAGCCATTTTAAATGCTAATGGCGACTTTAAACTAGCGATTAAAAATATTGAGAATATCCCAGATGGCAACTTGCCAACGCCTACAAGAAATCTCTTAAATGAGTTTAAAAATGCGTTAAAAGATATAGAACAAGTGGTTAAATCTCAAGCTAATGAGCCAACGCAAATTAAGGCTGAAAATCAAGTAAATTTATCTAAAACCAAAGAGCCAACGCAAGAGCCAGTAAAAGCTGAAGCTAAAAAAGAAGCTGAAAATTTAGCTCAGTATCGCAAAGATATCGAAACTAAGTATAACATTAATCCTATAAAAGAATTCGGCACTAATTACGCTGAGTTTTACCACGATGGGGCAAATGCCATTAGAAAGCTTTTAGTTGAAAGACAAGGGCAAGTAGCTGGAGCGTTTGAGAGAAAAGAGCTAGGGGATATAGATTTAGTGTGGGGAGAAGCTAAAGCTGCAAATGGCGATATAAAAGGGTATGGGCTTAGCAAGATAGAAGCTAAGCACCTTAATGACTTTGCTAGTTTTTACGGCGATACACCACAAGAGAAATTAATAAATGGCTTAAATGAGATTATAAAAAATGGCAAAATTATAAATGAAAACGGCGTAGATACTATATGGTATAAAAAAGATAATGATTATTATTTAATCGGTCTTAGCAAGGGCTTTTATAATAAAGGGGATAATAACTGGATTATTACAGCGTATGAAAAAACTAACCTAAGTATAGATAAAAAAGCTAGAATAGATAAAGCTTTAAAAGGTGGCGACAGCAAGACCATTTCCGCTTATGCTGAAATTAAAAGCTCAAAGACACCTAAGCTAACCACCGCTGAGAATTCTACCACAACGGTTAATAAAAGTCAAGCCAAAAATATGATGGGTGGCTTTAGCACTATGGCGATGGAAAAGGCTATATTACACCTAGGTAGTGGAGCTGCAGGTGGAGCGATAAATGCTAATGCTGAGCAAGACCCAGACAAAAAGGCTGAAGCATTTCTCAAGGGATTTTTACTAGGAGCTGGTGGCTCAGTTGGGGCTATAAAAATGCTAGAAAATTCAGCCAAATTAGCCCCACAATTGGCACGAATTAGCCAAAGATTAGCCAATGATTTACCTGTGATTTTAAATGATAGACCTGATATTGTGGGTAAAGCCCTAGGTAAAACACCAAAGGATAATTATAATTATATTTTTGGCGGAGAGAACGCAATCGGAGCAAATAAGGCTAAACTAAAAACCGCTAGGGAGATGGTAAAAAATGGAGCAGATGAGAGCCAAATATGGACTAAAACTGGCTGGTATAAAGACATTGATGGCAAATGGAAGTTTGAGATAAATCCGCTTGGTGGCAAGTTTAAAAAAGTAATAAAAGATTTGTTTGACGCTAAGGCTTTTAAAGAAAAAAATAGAGAAAAACTAGAAGTCTTACAAGATAGAGCTAAAATAAATGATAAATACCAAACCAATCTAAATAACTTAAACGCTACTTTAAGCCAACAAGCTAGTATTATCACAAAGGCAAAAGATGGTTTAAAGCTTAGCGAAGTGCTAGATGATAAAAAGCTCTTTAATGCTTATCCACAGCTAAGAGATTTGAAAGTAAGATTTGATGAACTTGATAGCCAAATGTCTATGTATGATGGATATTACAATAAAACGCTTGATGAAATAGTTTTAAACTCTAAGCTATATAATAAGCCTGAAATGCTAAGAAGCATTTTATACCACGAAATACAACATAAAATCCAAAGTATAGAGGGCTTTGCTAGTGGCGGTGGCTATTTTTCTGATATAACAAAGGTTGAAAAACTTCTAGAAAAATACCCTAATGATGCTGACTTGCAAAATCTATATGATGGGCTAAAATATAACTATGTATCTGATAGTGCTGAGTATAATGTATATCGCAAATTAGCTGGTGAAGCAGAAGCTAGAAATGTCCAAACTAGGCTAACTGCTAATAGCAAAGAACACCCTAATAAAACCTTAGATATCAATCCAAATGAGCGAATAGTTAAGTTTGATAGCGATATGAGTGCTAGTTATACTCCAAATTCTAGCGTTTTGAAAGAACAAAAAGATAAGCTAGGCATAGAACTAGCAAATATGGATGAAAAAGCACAAGCAGATACTATAAAATTGTATGAAAATGCCAAAAGCGCAGATGAAAAACACAACGCTTTAAAAATGGCAATGCTCTCAAATAGAAGTGATGAATTTCGCCCTATTAGCCATATTAATTTAAGTGATATAAGTGATAAAGAAGCGCAAGATTTAGCAAAAAAAATACAAAAACATTATTCTAGTGCTGATTTTAGTCTTTATAATGGTGGAGAATATTATACAATAAGCAATCGTGGCAAAGGCAAAATCGCTCGTGGGTATGAAGCCATAAAAGAGTATGATTATATAAATAAAGCTGAATATCTAGCAGTAGCTGGGAAACTTGATTATTACTTTAATAACTCTAGATTTTTAGGCAAACATCGTGACCTTAGAAGTGATAATGATTTAACTGATATACTGTTTTTTAGAAGTGATGCCAAAATACACGGCAATAATGTTCAAATACTTTTTACACTAAAAGAAGTAAATAAGGGTGTCCAAAAAGGCAAAAGAGTATATGCTATGGGAATAACACTAGCAGATGATGCTGGGAAGTTAATACGACTGGACAGCGACGCCCTCCCAGCTACTAGCGGAGCGACACACGCAACAGGCAGCCCGACTGCTACACCCGCTACCGCAAGTAATGGTGTTGATTTTAGCGCAAATTCAAAGATTAGTCAAGACTTGCCAAAATGGGCTGATAAATTTAAAGCAAAAATGACAAAAATGGGTCAAGAATATAGCGATGAAAAAATTGCTAACTTAGCAAACTGGCATAAAGATAGCCACCCAGCTACAAAAGAAAAAGACGGCTCACCAAAGGTGTTTTATCACGGCACTAACGCAAATTTTGATGCTTTTGACATAAATAAATTAAAGGGTAGTTGGCTAGGTAAAAGCTTTTATTTTACAGATACTAAACAAAAAGCAAAAGGCTATGGCAAAAATGTAATGTCGATATATTTAAATATCAAAAATCCTTATATCTCAAAAGCAATTGATAATTATGGCTTTGTAAAAGAAGTCAAAGAGCAATTTAATGTAAAAGAAAATTATGGCGAATTTGACCCAGCACAAGTGCTAAAAGAACACGGCTATGATGGCGTAGTATATAAAGATTGGAATGATGATATAGGCTATATATACACAGCTTTTAGCCCAAATCAAATAAAAAGTATAAGCAATAATGGGGCGTTTAATCCAAATTCAAATATGATGGGTGCATACACCAAAGTAGGGCTACCTATCGCTCTTGTTGGTGGTGGGCTTGGATATATGGGAACTCAAAGTATAGTAGATGGATATAAAAACAAAGATACCGCAAATCAAACTAGAGCCAAACAATACGCTAAATTTCTAGCTGAAGCTAAAGAGCCAACGCAAGTTGCCCCAAATGAGCTTTATAAGGCTTATAAAAAGGCTAAAAAAGATATAGAAAAACCAACCAAAAAAAATCCGCATTTGTCGGATAGATAA